Within the Phaseolus vulgaris cultivar G19833 chromosome 9, P. vulgaris v2.0, whole genome shotgun sequence genome, the region ccataactcctaggaggatcttgcacatttacatccatggcttccgcaccatttttcacatgattccTAGAAGAGCTCAATGAGTTTTCCATCACATATGTTGTTTTgttatctaaatttctactctattttgaagtgaaccttgaagatgaaacatctgagttggtcaagggaactcaagagttgaacaatggatcactcagcaaaatgggttttaccaaagtaggtggcaaatggattagcaaagatggtgaccttggtgcctcatctagtgttgttgctgatcttgaacaagatgaacctgctgatatggatgttcaacatgaagatccacctgaagattatcaagatgctggacctagtgctggcgctggaaatcaagaagaaaggatgcaaaccatgtctccttttgagagactcatggtaaataggcttgatagttttgcggagaatcaaagaaacctccatgatctttgtgtcagcaatttccagaggattgacaacAGGTTTGACAGCATGGATGTACGCTTCATGACTGTAGATGAACAAATCGAAGTTGtccagaaccaaatctttgatcttcagtttgctgatgatgatgaatgaggaaaaacaaccggttgatgtatcgaaacaaccgattgttttttgtggttatatctatttttcaattttctttctttctgttgttgctgctttaattctgatgtaatcaaaacaattatcttgttttatctcttctttttgtctatttgtgaagacaaatagggggagatttatatgctgtgtttgatttcagtttttatgtttttttgcaAAACACTTTGCTATATTTTGAATGTTGTTTATCctgatattatgctctgaatttatgtatttgtttctgtgctaaccaaatatcagaagttctatgctttgcttaaaattgtatcttgcaggaactgcttcagattcaatcaggtacaacacaagcatcagggatttgtcttcatcaaatagggggagattgttgaaccaagtggtgttcaagctttgaagaatccaaaccctttgaaggatgttgaagcttggttgtgcttgttgttgctgtgttgTCCTAGAtaagttctggggtagtttgagtattgtaatccacctctagattgaatccaaagcatagacattctcaatctttttgaaagaaaaatgtttttcaaactaagttaaaaacaaccaattattttgttaaaacaaccgattgtttatacttagatgtttttagaaaatattgaaaactgtttttcaaatggttgagctgttaaaaccaaaacaaccgattgattcgaggaaacaaccgattgtttgttttggtaccataacagaaaaactgttttatctttgactaagctttaaatgatttacctGCTTatgctccagtctttaaatgctttaaccaatccttaaatgcaattaagagtttgttaagatttgatcaCAAACTATtactttgaataaattcagaaaaacagctTTGAGTAACAAGATTTTGAATacagttttttagtttttcaaagagctgagattgcttagagtttgtgattgatcaaagtgtgtggaataggattttggcctgtattgatttcagataatcttttgtaacaagtgaaatCCTTGTACATTGTTAAACAACTTTTGTTTGgtgtaatactagtactgctagtagtactagtactgctagtagtactagtactgctagtagtactagtactgctagtaatcctagtactgctagtaatactagtactgctagtaatcctagtactgctagtaatactagtacttctagtattgctagtaatactagaactgctagtaatactagtacttctagtaatactagtactgctagtaatactagtactcttagtactactagtaatactagtactcctactgatggcattttcatgaagttcttcttgaatcaatgtagagtatggggcggaagcaatgaatgagagtgagcaagatcctcctaagagtggtgttgatcttgtaggtgcatgataagtatgggtattgagtggttcggccagctcaagggaaaagatgaaggaattgaagtttagagcctaggattctagggagaagcaaagttgagcacaaatgggcagcataactttactcacaataaacttgaaaatacaaggtgtaggctcctccttttataggctaaggaggaccataatgcaaccctaatgctagccaaatgaaatgtaaatgtgaagcacatgggtgcacatggcacatgggtgcacaaatgaacacatggggaggggtgtgtctagtttttatgttcaccccctccatgggctttctagaccggtcttggtaaatttagaggtttttttagaaactctaagtttaccgaggttggtgttttaggtgccaaaattaattctaagaaaattacaaataaagttcctatgctaattttaacaagaaattaaagtctactctacactagagtttatggcatttgaacatgctgtattgatttcagataatcttttgtaacaagtgaaatCCTTGTACATTGTTAAACAACTTTTGTTTGgtgtaatactagtactgctagtagtactagtactgctagtagtactagtactgctagtagtcctagtactgctagtaatactagtacttctagtattgctagtaatactagaactgctagtaatactagtacttctagtaatactagtactgctagtaatactagtactcttagtactactagtaatactagtactcctactgatggcattttcatgaagttcttcttgaatcaatgtagagtatggggcggaagcaatgaatgagagtgagcaagatcctcctaagagtggtgttgatcttgtaggtgcatgataagtatgggtattgagtggttcggccagctcaagggaaaagatgaaggaattgaagtttagagcctaggattctagggagaagcaaagttgagcacaaatgggcagcataactttactcacaataaacttgaaaatacaaggtgtaggctccttcttttataggctaaggaggaccataatgcaaccctaatgctagccaaatgaaatgtaaatgtgaagcacatgggtgcacatggcacatgggtgcacaaatgagcacatggggaggggtgtgtctagtttttatgttcaccccctccatgggctttctagaccggccttggtaaatttagaggtttttttagaaactctaagtttaccgaggttggtgttttaggtgccaaaattaattctaagaaaattacaaataaagttcctatgctaattttaacaagaaattaaagtctactctacactagagtttatggcatttgaacatgtaaaagaacgtcttcttggatcctcttggccataactctatggttggcccaaatctaccctttggtgggcttgcatgtgggcttgtgcttgggcctcttccatcacctaCTATTGCTAATAATACttgtactgctagtaatactagtactgctagtaatactagtactgctagtagtactagtactgttagtagTACTAGTACTGCTTGTAATACTACTAAtgctagtaatattagtactgctagtaatagtagtattactagtaatagtagtattactagtaatactagtactgctagtaatatgAGTACTggtagtaatactagtattgctagtaatactagtactgcaagtaatactagtactgctagtaatactagtactgttagtacTGCTAGAAATACTAGTACTTCtaatactgctagtaatactagtacaactagtaatactagtactgctagtaatactagtactgctagtagtactagtactgctagtaatacgagtactgctagtactgctagtaatactagtactgctagtactgttagtaatactagtactgctagtataccagtattgctagtaatactagtactgctagtaatactagtaatgttagtactgcttgtaatactagtactgctaataatactagtactgctagtaatactattaCTGGTAGTAATACGagtactactagtaatactggtactgctagtaatactggtACTGCTAGTAAGACTAGTACAGCTAGTAATACTAGaactagtagtactagtattactagcagtactagtattactagcagtactagcagtactagtattactagcagtaccagtattactagcagtTCTAGTCTTACTAGCAATACTAGAAGTAGTACTAagactagtactgctagtaatactagtactccgagtaatactagtactgctattaatactagtactgctagtaatactagtactgttagtaatactagtactgctagtaatactaatacttatagtactactagtaatactagtactgctagtaatactagtactggtAGTTATACCAGTACTGCATGTAAtattagtactgctagtaatattagtagtactagtactactagtaatactagtactgctagtattgctagtaatactagtactgcttgtAGTGCTAGTACTGCTTGTAGTGCTAATAGTGCTAGTAGTGCTAGTAgtgctagtactgctagtagttctagtactgctagtactgTTAGGACTGCTAGTACTGCtattaatactagtactgctagtgatcctgccggttgacctagcgtaAGAGTGTTGCCTCGTCTCGAACTTCCTTACCATCTTGACTCCACGTcgccttcaagtccacaccacagaaaaactctctgagaacctgaaagcacaaggtggcgcctctgcggccggtggtgctccgacgctcaagtcagtaacaagaacacctaaaactgagagaaaatatgctatgtagaaccgtactaaaggcacaaaccctagcaatgagccgtaatgaaaacgtacctctgccaattctgttaagtttacctttatagctaggtttcttctctctccaggccgttatgcttttggacgcgtggctcgcatccagccctgcacgtgtcgctatctgggctgggatagcaggtagcaccTAGctctacacgtgtcatcatctgagctaggatagcttgagcctcatttctctattgcatccAACACTAcgcgtgtcatcatctgggctggaataacaggtagcatccaaccctacacgtgtcgtcatctagGTTGAGgaaacttgagcgtcatttctgtgtagtaaccagtcgcgcggctaagtcctctactcaaggagAAAGCTAGCACGCAATATGCTCTAGAACagcacctgacaaggcgagtatcgggtgcaacaaagtgcaccatctctgtgatatcgcttgtcgctaatggcaccctccttatcgctgtgccatgcatgttctggctgaggaaaccatgccaccaacgaatgtccactctaggaatcctgtcgctgatgggcaagctgttcccttcaacccacacgCCCCTCACGCCCTATGTtggcgcaacaatcatcttactgaaattatacgcttgaacttactcttctgagcctccagcagcttcaactgagtttactgggagaTCGGGCAATGTGCTCCTCGCGGCGgtgtcagaccacctgatctccaattgtctaacacgtcgatgacacataaacccggcgacaaccgaccATGTTCACTACAGAATGCCAGTTCCATGaatcggcgactatgctcacttctgaaccatttatctttctcttgtccacgtgttccgctgagcacgccccacatagtcacgtgctagacacgtcatcacacccgatgacctggtcggtacacaagccccccagtctcgagttgcgacttgttcagcgagAAGACTAAAGAGGTTTAAATCCGGCGGCGTACGTGGCTTTGCGCGTTGGCGCTCGTACTGTTCACTGACTTGACACTTCAACAACTCCTTCGATCATTCGACACGTGGATTCATCAACGACCATCATTCATTGCCGTTTGCTCTTCTCGTAATGTTCGAAACTCTTCGAAACACTTAAACACTTCGCGccatttcactgtttcattatcttctaccTCTCTTCAGACTCTCGAAACGCTCCAGCGAACGCTTCGATTCCCCCAACCACCATCTTTCTGAATACTCTTCTGATCATCcaaaggtaacttttttatcacttttactgatatttgctgcattttaatcggtttgcatcatccattaactgtctggagcatacgttgtgggatgttttctctactttgttttctcttttctgcgtttagggtttctgaaccttttctctgcgagccccccttGTTCTTCCATCTCCCTCTCTTCTGTCGAGTCTCTCTGTTTACGAACTCTCATATCTTCccttttcgtcttcttgcaGCTTCCTCGATGGCTCGTTCAAAAATCAccccaaaccctcctccatctcctcgcAACCCTCCGACGAAAACCCGTAGGGCAAACCCTTCCTCTTCCCGCGACCCCCCAAGGGATCCTAACGTCCCTTGCGACCGAGTCGCGAGACCCGCGTCCTCTCGACCTAGCCAACCACAACCAAACCCACCACAAACCAGCGCGATGGTGAGACCCCTTCCAGACTACAAACGACTATACACGTGGGCTTCCGCAACCCTGCTGGGTGAGACTTCATCCATCAAAACTGATCGCGATATACTTCGTCTCAAGAAAGGTAATCCGGATCACCTCTCTTTCAGCAAAGAGCATGATGACAAAGTATTTGTGCGCCCTTGTCCTCCCGGTGAGCTCATCTGCACCGATAATTAGGGGAGCGACGACGCCCCtttctgctttgtctacaccACCATGTTCAAGAAGGCCAAGCTTCGGTTTCCCTTCacacgctttgagagggagctcctgaccgagctcgacatagcccccgcccagcttcatcccaacagctgggcgttcgtcggGGCTTACCAAATTATCTGCGCGCACTTGGGACATCCGGCCTCGGTGGATATGTTCCTCTACttgttcgaggcgaagaacccaggcgatcgtctatgggttagcctcaatgggatcgctgggaggtccattctctccatcttccagcaatcctataaggactggaaagggaagttcgtgcGTGTTTGCTGTAGCGAccaagacccttcccttctcgacgggttccccttgtattgggtgaacaaAGGGAAGAAGGAGTCGAGCTTCAGAAAGGCCAGGGTGCCAGAAAAAATGGGAGAGCTCGACAAGGACCTGTGCGGTTTCTGGAAAAGAGCCACCTCCTCCAACGTGATTCTGCCCACTGCCTCCATCATCGCCTACGAGTTTCTCGAAGGCCAGCTAGACGTTCACATAGGTTTGTCCTTAAGCCCTTGAGTTCCCTTAGCTTCCACTTGCATCGCCCTGTCTTTACCTCGACGTTGTCGTTCTGACTTGTGTGTGGTTTTAACTTTATCCATGCATTGTCTTATCTTTCTGTGCATTGTTAACTACTGAATTCTTGTGCTGGTTGGTAACTGTGGGTCACTAATGCAGATATGATGCTGGGGAAGGATAGGATGGCTGAGCTACGTGCCATAGCCAAGTCCCACAAActtgcggcgggctcccaaacggTCCCAAACTCTGTcgcggagatcgccgctgcccaaggCCAATCTCCGCCGGTGGGTCCATCCCAGCTGCTGCTCTTCCAGCCCCCCAGCGCAAGAAACTACCCCTCAAGAAGGCCAAGAGGAAAGCCCTAGGGTAGTGTCAGACGAAGAGGCGGACGAAAGCACCGAGGACGGGCTAGTCTGCAAGAGGAAGAGGGGGGCTGCGATCGAGCCCCCAGCAATTGAGAGCGCCGCCCCAAACTATATCAAGAACCACCCCAGTGCCTCCACACCATTCGAGTCCGCTGGGGATGTTCTCGCCTCGAACGCCTCTGTTGCTGAAGCCGTTCCTGAGCAACTTGCTGATACGCAAGCCTCTTCCCAAGTCGCCGAAGAACTTCctgcctcaccaccacgcctcgaAGCTCCCCCCGCCATCCAACCttgtgagggtggtggtgagcaccAACCTCCGCCTCCTCCAGCAACCTCAAACCTCCCAACCCCTCTTCAGGAAGCCTTGAAGTCCTTCACCAAGCGCCTAAGTGCCATGGTTGACGATTGTCTTCCCCAAATCGTCGGCGAAGGGCTAAAGGACTCCTTGGAGAAGTTCGAACTTGATAACTGGGTCCATCAGAAGGTGGCGAGCACCGCGAAGGCCGAAGCCGAGAAGACCAAGTGCGACATGCTGATGCAAGGCCTCGAGTTTTCGCGGGTCGAAAACGCTCTCAAGGACGAGCTTCAAAGCATGCGCAAGGACAACAAAGAACTGCGCAAGAAGCTTCACGACAAACTCCAAGACGCCGTCGAGCTGGAGAATAGGATCGTCCCTCTGAGGGAGAAAATTGCCGCACTGGAGGAGGCAAAGACAACCGACGCCGAAAAGATGGCCAAGCTGAAGAAAAGGTCGACTGAGAGGGAGACCCTTCTGGGGAAGG harbors:
- the LOC137822135 gene encoding structural maintenance of chromosomes protein 4-like, producing the protein MVDDCLPQIVGEGLKDSLEKFELDNWVHQKVASTAKAEAEKTKCDMLMQGLEFSRVENALKDELQSMRKDNKELRKKLHDKLQDAVELENRIVPLREKIAALEEAKTTDAEKMAKLKKRSTERETLLGKVEQDQDKASKDPSETATELARVREESSGFKKKIDGLELEITQVREENSGFNANIEELQLEAAQVLTSGFGAVCLQISRP
- the LOC137822134 gene encoding uncharacterized protein; its protein translation is MVGPNLPFGGLACGLVLGPLPSPTIANNTCTASNTSTASNTSTASSTSTVSSTSTACNTTNASNISTASNSSITSNSSITSNTSTASNMSTGSNTSIASNTSTASNTSTASNTSTVSTARNTSTSNTASNTSTTSNTSTASNTSTASSTIRLVQLVILELVVLVLLAVLVLLAVLAVLVLLAVPVLLAVLVLLAILEVVLRLVLTTSNTSTASNTSTGSYTSTACNISTASNISSTSTTSNTSTASIASNTSTACSASTACSANSASSASSASTASSSSTASTVRTASTAINTSTASDPAG